agtttgatgaaaatttgagtaatttattaagcaataataagtacattttaattagttagtgattattttataatgctttttaaattgtgaattctcaataaatgataataatcaattttgcaAATCGATGCTTTTAAGTTCCATTAACGCATGTTAATTATTAAAGGCGATCTACCCAAGTTATTTTACCAAAACGTGCATTTAATATACAGTAATTTAATCAATCGCATTATTTGGCATCAGTAAATATCAGCACACATCAGCATTTAAAAGTCTAAAAGCGGAACAAATCTCGTTTCAGGGCAAATTGATGGAGTGTTCCAATTGGTAGGATTCTGGTCAATGGACAATGAAACTAATTGGTTGGCCTGCGTTTAAAGtaactttatttatattgtgtgttatatatatatttgaaattacaaaaaggggatttttttatacttaaaaataatatacagagcgtTACATTCAAAAGCGGAAAGTCAGTTTCTGATGGTCGTTTGTTTTTgtagcatttttaaaatttaaaaaaactgatgGAATCCCTTATTTTTCCTCAAGAAAGTTACAGATATATTAGATAACattcaattttaagttttatgtaTCAAAATTCTCAACTATTACTGTTATGTATGTTTATTCGCCcttattatttactttctcTGTCCTATATTATTACTTACCCTGTTCATTTTAACGTTTATTTATCATAGATACAGAAAAATGTGTTATACACCTGAAAAAAGCGTCAGTAGTTATCGATTATTTGATGCATTTATTATAGCAACTATTTACAACGAAAAAGTCTTATTTTCAGGTTAACTCAGACAGCTCTTGCGACATTGAAATAGCAGAAACCCTACGCACACTCATCAATCCTCAACCAACCGACTCGATGCAAGTACAAGCGTTGCGACGCCAACTTCTCAGGAGATTTCAAGAGGATTTAGATCTGGCGGAATTGCAGGACGACCGCAATTACAAAAGGTCAGTTGTTTATTTGTATTCAAAAAGGCCTTTTAGAAATTCAGGATTAAGTTGTTTTCATTCTTGTCTGTTCTAGAAACTTGGCCTCCCTTGCTGCATGGAACAACCTTCCCGATGAGCACAAGCGAAACTTAGAGGCTTTGGCTAGAGCGGGAACTTGGTACAAAAATCCTCCAGAACAGAGTGACGATCCTAATTATAAGCGCAGTATTGCGAATCTGGCAAAAAATGGGCAATTGCCCTCAACGCTACATCCCATAGAAGACCAGAAACGTGGTATGTTCTGTaacaattttcatgaaaatcaaaaacgaTCCAAGGAcctgttttaataatatatcaatttCAAATACCGGTTAATTGTGTATAGTAATTGTAAAATCATAATCTAACTGATTTCtcaaatgtatgtttttttttgctttttaggTATAGAAGCTTTAGCCAGAAATGGCGACTTGCATCAACGCCAGAACCTTCGAACGCTACTGGACAGCCTGGATTTGAAAAGAAACGTGGCCAGTTTAGCCAGAGGTTTCAACTTTCCGGTAGGAGGCACCGCGGGGTTTGGTAAGCGTTCCATTGCGAACTTGGCCAAAAATGGAGATTTACCCTACGTTTATGGAAAGAGAAATGTCCAGTCATTGGCTCGTGATGGCGTTCTTGGAAAACGATCTACTGGTGAGTCATCTTTTCATTCATTGTTCATTCTtgagttttttcatttcttcattaatttataaagCCACTTCGCTATGAAATTCATGAATCACAAAGAATTCGAATATCAGCCTAATGGCATAGCTCAAAATTTATCATTCAGAATAAAAAAAGACGGGGTGTATTTTTGCTAGAATATTCCGATGATTCTGctgaaaaacgaaatattcAGTCCATAAAAGCCCAGCAACGTACCAAACGTGATGCTGACTACTTCGAAAACGAAGTGGTTTATCAATTACCTGAAGATTATGAAGAGATGCTGCAAGAATTGGCGTCGTCACAAGACGTTTATCCGGCAGAAGACAAACGTTTTTTGGGTAAGTTTGATGAATAAACGTAATTTTCAATCTAATTCGTGCCCAGATGAAGATTAAAGAGCCAATTTGAGGCGGTTTACCCGGATTATTGTCGTCTGCATGCAAAGGGCAACGTTTACTTGAAACAATCTCGGAATATTGtatctgaaatttaattactgaGAGATGGGGCATGATGGAGACCATATCGaacgaatttaaattaaatgatgGTTGGTGCTTTATATGTTCGTATGAGACGAAAGTGGAGGCTCAATGCAATTGATATGCTtcccaataaaaaataaaaacataaaaaattattgtttcttgattttcaaataagtGTACACCCCAAAATGGGATAGAAAGTGGCGTATAGATATACGTCGTTGCGCACATTTATCGATTCTAAaggaaattctcaaaaatactATTCAACACAATAAACCTGTAGTTGCTTACTCTCAAATACCAAATGAACATTGGCAGcagttttcataaaaaatttagtagaAATTAATGATGATTTATATTATCGGCGAAGATATGGTCACGGTCGGGTTAAAGAATATTAACTCTACTTCAACAGGAAAGGAAATCAATTTCAGATTACAAAAATATGTGCCAAGTGTTCCAGCTTGTTTACTGGACATGTTTCTGATAATTTCTCATGACCCGAAATCGGTTTTCCTTTTTGGTGGAACAGACCACTTGTAAATTTCATTGGGTATTGCCGTGCTCATTTACATGTgcatgtaaaaattttacgatatacagggtgttacaaatTAGTAGGCCAATCCGCTAACCACAAATTCTTCGAGCGAAAATAAATCGACTTTCCTTAagcgacttttttctttggcgttttatactcactatacagagtgttaaagttattaaaaaattaatttatttggttaataacttcgatacttcttatcgtattttaataaaattttgtagtgATGCACAGTTCGATGAGGCGttcttttcctataatttaggtaaaaaaaatttaaaccggAGAAGGAAAATTGGGGGTCACGGACAGGTCCTTTCCCCCAAACCTTTTTTTGCACGCGCCAATGGTgaacgtgtttaattttttaaactaaatattcttttatctaaattttttcagtcttgtgaaattttgatttaccgtttactttagaagatattccAGCACATTGCCTCTCAATACATGGTAATGTGGTGGAGCACCATCCAACTGAAACCACATATTCGTTTAAATATCTGGGCAAGAATAGTTGACAATTTTCTCTTAGGTCCGGTTTTCATGCTTCCGCGATTAAATgctgaacaatttctattttttttaagaaattcatttAGAGATTTACTGGATGATTTGCCCTTAAATGTGCGTCAAAATATGTGGTTTCAGTTGGGTGGTGCTCCACCACATTACCGTGTATTGAGAGGCCATATGCTggaatatcttctaaagtaagcggtaaataaaaattttacaagaatgaaaaaattaagattaaaggatatttagtttaaaaaattaaacgcgTTCACCATTGCCGCGCGCAAAAAAAGGTTTGGGGGGAAGGACGTGTCCGTGACCCCCAATTTACCTTCTccggtttaaattttttttacctaaattataggaaaagaaCGCCTCATCGAACTGTGCATcactacaaaattttattaaaatacgataagaagtatcgaagttattaaccaaataaattaattttttaataactttaacactctgtatagtgaGTATAAAAcgctaaagaaaaaagtcgcataaggaaagtcgatttattttctttaaagaatttgtggttagcggattggcctactaatttgtaacaccctgtatatatgggGGGTTACTTACAACAGTCATGAATATTCGGATCAAACTGGATGTTTAAGACAAGAGTGTATAAGATAAATTTTGGCAGATATTGTTGAGGGATACTTGGTTGGTCCAGTTATTTTACCAAATCGCTTGAATGGCTTACattagatatttaatttacaaagtAATCTTTTTAAACTACTGAGTGATTGAACTTTACTTTTAAGCCTCCAAGTGTAGTTTATGCACGTCCGTGTGCCTTCGCGTTACAATAtggatttttggaaatttataaacgaatagtttctaaattgaacagTTTCCAGATCGTTGAATAGGTAAGTTATGGAAATAGCTGAGCTCCATATTGGCCACTGtgatcaccaaatttaaataaatgctaTTTCTTTCGGAGAATCTAACACAATTTTTATATCTAAGGCCTGCCGaaactcaaaataatttatggaacTGCATTAATGCTGAAATTATAAAAGGTGATATTCAATTGTTGAATTGAGTGTATTTTAACTTTCATCGAAGGGTGTAGTTTTCCATTGATAGTTAAATTAgggtttaaaaaaaccttaaaattttaacgatGGTTCATCTGTAAACCATTTTTTCTTGAGTCACTAGTCACTGAATATTTCtattaactaaaaatatcaataagagaaatatacactgacttttaaaaaaaccgcaacaccaagaagaacacatcgtacacgtttgaagttctggcattacgttgggtcgggtaatagataaaaacgatcaaaatatcaaaaggaaattattgtgaataagtgaaaaaatttaataataacttaataatgggtggtatctcctcttaaattaagacattcctgtaagcgacgtggcatgtttaaagttaaattgtcaatatcttcctgtggtattgtatcccaggcaatctgcacctgctcgcggagttcatctatggtctctggaggggagctaaacgttgaagtctccgacccattatatcccatacatgctctattggggacaaatctggagaccgagctggccaaggcaaagtatccaaattttcagcttccaaatacctcaaagtatcgttggctacatgtggtcgcgcattaccctgttgaaatgtgcttgcAGGATGGttgtgcatgtatggtacaagaaccggttctaagacactattaatgtacctctgagcatttaatctatcataaatgaaaacaagaggagaccgactaccatactggatggcaccccaaaccatgacacctggtgctaaaccagaatgacgcctttccaaaaagtccaaatttaatcgctctcctctgcgccttctaacacgtaaccgtccatcagatcgccataaacaaaatcggctctcatcactgaacacgattcttctccactcatccacctatggcactctcagacgacaccactccaggcgggccaccctgtggtttcgtgataatggaagccgacccttaggacgatatgaatttagtccaaaacttcgaattctgcgatacatcgtactaagggagaccctttaatttagggtggctacccagttagcaccaagagacggaattgtttcaaacggggcgtctgtcgctgaacgacgaagtcgccggtcttcgcgttggttcgtcattctaggaccacgatgacgatttactgaccctttattagaccaatctctccaagctcttagcactgttgatgcgtttcgatccaatctacgtgcaatttcgcggaaaggtaaacctgcctcatgcacaccaacaattcttcccctttcaaagggagttaactgcattttggcgtacacaaggcattttgcacttccacatattcaatatggtactaacaataatatctttatcgctatccgcctgtaaaaaaatttgcaaaaagaacgatcgtcacagataaaaaagtaaagaaaaacttcatatcgcatttaaatacgaacttgaaattttcatcatttttttctctttacaagtctaaaatcataccaaaatttcaaatacatacaatgcgttcttcttggtgttgcagtttttttgaaagtcagtgtatattcaaaatttggtgGTATGATGTCAACGCCTTCCTGAAACACAGATTTTTcaggaaataaaaatacgAGTTTTTTAACATAGTTTTGACGCCAACATTTCGGAACTTGCAGATATTACTTAGATTTCATCAGTATAATCATAAGTTTAAAATAACGGTAtacaacttatttttattgtaaaatattttttgactggTATCTTAACACACCGTGAAATactcttttaataaaatttcaaatcccCTCTGGCGAAGTTTTGTAGACATTACCTACAAAATCACATTgatgtttgttatttaaattattaaaattgtgttGACACAGGAAAGTAGTTTGCGAATAAGGATAATGCGGAGGATGAAAAGATTCGAGAATGTTCCTTTgaagacgttttttttttttaagatggaTATACAcagtttcaaaatcaattacttTATCATCAACATTAATAATACGGCCTTAGaacaaaaaaaggtttattttccGATAAATCTGACACATTAATTTACTGAAAACTCTGCAGTGGCCGCAGTGTTCCAGACAAAGAGATTTgctgtaaataaaatacatagaTAGAACGGGCAGTCGACTATTTTTCACAAAGAGCCAAAAACAGTCGGTTGGTTTTGAGGTTCGATAAGCGCTAAATCAAGTGGAAATAAAACCCACGACTGAGGTTTTCGATTCcaattatcattatttattttaggctCTTATACACATAAGCTcacattttcctttaaaaattcagaaacACATTTAAATTCCCTCAGGCTCACTAGCTCGGTCCGGTTGGTTACCACCCAGATCCAGATTCAGATCTACACCTGAAAAGCGACATGTGGCAGCCTTGGCCAGATTGGGTTGGTTGCCTTCGTACAGATCAGTACGGAGGTTCAGCAGATCCGGCAGATCATACTTGAAATCAGATACTGACGATATTGTTTGCAGGTCGAGAAAATAAAAGGTTTTCGGTGTCACCTATACAGTTTGGGAATGGTAGTGCTGTATAGAGGTAGATGTAGAGTCGATGTATAgagaatttttgtttgatgttTCGGTAGTGAAATGCTGAAATGAGcaacaatttaaatgttatatCGTGTTTTGCAGCATACCTAGAATTGAATTATTGTGCGGGAAATTACCGCTTTCCGCACTTTGATTAAGTCTGAgtcggaaatttgaaaaaattaaggaaaacaTTCTTGCTCCAGTACACACCCAACATTCCATCTGgataacaaaaatgaaaagtcTGGTGAAATCTCAAGTCTTACAGCATGTATTGAGGTTCAACTAGGCCGTAAAtataacaatacaaaaattaaactggaaaaaaatgtgttatacggattcaatgtttaaaataaagaaatactaaaaattaaatacgacTCCTATTGTAAGGagcttttttgtttcaaatgatgttcttaatcattggttaaatttacgtaGCTTTTTTCACTAACACCCCGCAATTAGGTCTAAAATTAAGATTATCTAGTAATTAAGTAGTCAGGAGcgtaaaatcaaattaaaactaaatactAACagaggaattatttttaaaaaacctcaTGTATAAGAAATAAAGTTCACTACATGAAGAAGTGttcgaaaaacaaaaaaaaaaccctcaATAAAAAAGTGCGTAGACTGGTCAATACCTGtgcattttaaaactaatcaaaTCCATACGGAGTTTACTCAAAGATTACTTTATAATGCTGTTCACAACTTTCTCCTTTTCAACTTACGAACTACTTCTCAAGATCGCAGTAATTGTTGCTTACTTTAGTTGAAAACACGAGCACAATCATGTAGGATACTCCACACcaacaaatttaaagtttcacAAGATTAACCCGCAGAtatttgtcgttttttttcatttgtgtatgcgaataacaataaattgtgGATTTTCAGGAAGGATTCCCCAAATGGGAAAACCAAAAACTACAGCTattccaaaatctcgtcgctaCCACTAGACAACAAACGGTACCTCCTACAGCCTGCAGTTGACAAAATTCTATTAAGGAAGATGTTTAAGCACCCTAGaatggttttttaatttccacaagtgttaagtttgaaaaaatattcgtagGAGCAAAACGCGATGTGTTTCCATTgatttcatttcaattaacAGAAAACTCCTGTCCCACATCActttaatagttatttacgtaAATAGGGCTGAAAACAGAAGATTACGCCGGCAGCCAAAGGTCGAGGCTCGATGGGCTTTTATTCGGCCAAGGGCGTAATTCCTCTTTCGGCCCGTTGTAGGTGCAACGTTTTGCGCACAAATGACGAAATCTTCTATAGGCCAGTAAATTGGCCATTGCCAGTAGCAACGGGCCTAATTATAACTTTACAGGCCGTAAAAATGAAACGGCCATCGCTGGTCAGCAGTTTCGATCCATTCGTgcgtaaaaatgtattttcctaaCGGACAATcagcaacaaattttaaatatctcactTCATATCTTCTTAAATCATATCATATTCTATGAAAATCAAGAATATCATCGGATACATATGACGGTAGGTGGTAAGATAAATGTTTTAGGGCCAATTGATAATATTGCGATATATGATGAGAGTACTTATTGTGGTTAGATTACTGTGTGCTGACAATAGAAGTTCTATGGTGTAACTCAGACGTTCTTatgttcaaattgaaattgttacACTTTAGGACTCTATTTCAATTAGACAATAATGTAATGTAAGATATTGATatatttagaagaaaatattGCTGTACACTTTGAATGATACGAGGGTGTTTGTAATTATTAATcgtttaacatttttgttcaGTTCAAAGACATGCATCTTTCGATGAATACACAAACACAAAATACATTACTGTTCAAT
This portion of the Euwallacea fornicatus isolate EFF26 chromosome 4, ASM4011564v1, whole genome shotgun sequence genome encodes:
- the Nplp1 gene encoding neuropeptide-like 1 isoform X2, giving the protein MRTSYSRALTKVNSDSSCDIEIAETLRTLINPQPTDSMQVQALRRQLLRRFQEDLDLAELQDDRNYKRNLASLAAWNNLPDEHKRNLEALARAGTWYKNPPEQSDDPNYKRSIANLAKNGQLPSTLHPIEDQKRGIEALARNGDLHQRQNLRTLLDSLDLKRNVASLARGFNFPVGGTAGFGKRSIANLAKNGDLPYVYGKRNVQSLARDGVLGKRSTEYSDDSAEKRNIQSIKAQQRTKRDADYFENEVVYQLPEDYEEMLQELASSQDVYPAEDKRFLGSLARSGWLPPRSRFRSTPEKRHVAALARLGWLPSYRSVRRFSRSGRSYLKSDTDDIVCRKDSPNGKTKNYSYSKISSLPLDNKRYLLQPAVDKILLRKMFKHPRMVF
- the Nplp1 gene encoding neuropeptide-like 1 isoform X1, yielding MENLGMVKLSLWCILVGCILMDKQVNSDSSCDIEIAETLRTLINPQPTDSMQVQALRRQLLRRFQEDLDLAELQDDRNYKRNLASLAAWNNLPDEHKRNLEALARAGTWYKNPPEQSDDPNYKRSIANLAKNGQLPSTLHPIEDQKRGIEALARNGDLHQRQNLRTLLDSLDLKRNVASLARGFNFPVGGTAGFGKRSIANLAKNGDLPYVYGKRNVQSLARDGVLGKRSTEYSDDSAEKRNIQSIKAQQRTKRDADYFENEVVYQLPEDYEEMLQELASSQDVYPAEDKRFLGSLARSGWLPPRSRFRSTPEKRHVAALARLGWLPSYRSVRRFSRSGRSYLKSDTDDIVCRKDSPNGKTKNYSYSKISSLPLDNKRYLLQPAVDKILLRKMFKHPRMVF
- the Nplp1 gene encoding neuropeptide-like 1 isoform X3, which produces MENLGMVKLSLWCILVGCILMDKQVNSDSSCDIEIAETLRTLINPQPTDSMQVQALRRQLLRRFQEDLDLAELQDDRNYKRNLASLAAWNNLPDEHKRNLEALARAGTWYKNPPEQSDDPNYKRSIANLAKNGQLPSTLHPIEDQKRGIEALARNGDLHQRQNLRTLLDSLDLKRNVASLARGFNFPVGGTAGFGKRSIANLAKNGDLPYVYGKRNVQSLARDGVLGKRSTEYSDDSAEKRNIQSIKAQQRTKRDADYFENEVVYQLPEDYEEMLQELASSQDVYPAEDKRFLGSLARSGWLPPRSRFRSTPEKRHVAALARLGWLPSYRSVRRFSRSGRSYLKSDTDDIVCRSRK
- the Nplp1 gene encoding neuropeptide-like 1 isoform X4 — protein: MQVQALRRQLLRRFQEDLDLAELQDDRNYKRNLASLAAWNNLPDEHKRNLEALARAGTWYKNPPEQSDDPNYKRSIANLAKNGQLPSTLHPIEDQKRGIEALARNGDLHQRQNLRTLLDSLDLKRNVASLARGFNFPVGGTAGFGKRSIANLAKNGDLPYVYGKRNVQSLARDGVLGKRSTEYSDDSAEKRNIQSIKAQQRTKRDADYFENEVVYQLPEDYEEMLQELASSQDVYPAEDKRFLGSLARSGWLPPRSRFRSTPEKRHVAALARLGWLPSYRSVRRFSRSGRSYLKSDTDDIVCRKDSPNGKTKNYSYSKISSLPLDNKRYLLQPAVDKILLRKMFKHPRMVF